AATTCAGTTCCTGAAAAACTGAGCTATGTTTATATGTGAATAAAGCTGCAAAACAGGTAAAGCTTAGGGAATATTGGAACAGCTAAACCTTTTATATACTGAATCAGAATCTGAGTCACTTCTGAGATATTACCAACTCAAGACAAAATAATTTCAACCTACCATTAACCTGACACTGTGCAAACCACTatataaatacactttattgaacaaaacaattacaaacttcaatagttaactaaaataaatagaaaaactacaaaataatTTAGATATCAAGTAGTACATGTTGAGCAAGTATCAAGTATTTAGGAATAGGCaaacagcacagttaccagttatatgttgcaaaaACAGGCAGGAGTAACcataaataagttttttttggGATCTGAATAATTTGAGGGAAGAAGCTGCGGAGATGGTGTGTAGTTCTGGTCGCAATAGACTTGTAACTCCtctgtgatggcaatttaatgaacagatggctgCTGGGGTAGGTGGAGTCAGCTGCAGTCTTTCATGCTCTCTTTTTTGCTCTGGCaatgaacagatcttttaatgttGGGGAAACAATagccaatgattttctcagcTCAACAAATCACGTGCTGCAACCGAGTCTTAGAAAGAGAGGAGGTCGCAATACTCTCAATGATGGCCgagtaaaaatgtaacaatatatgTCTTGATATGCCAAGCTTCTTAAGCTGCCTGGCTTTCTTAATGATGGAGGTGATGTGCTTCTcccattttaatgtattagtgaAAGCAGTTCCCAGGAATTTAAACAactgaaccacagacacagtctTGCCATTAAGATCTGGTGCATGTAGATTGTTACTAATGTGACAATTTTGATGACAAGTGTGGAAATCTTTCTGTTTTATCCTTCAACCTTCCTTATAGTAACTTCAAAAAGGAAATCATTCAGAATTGCAGCCTTTTAAACAAGAATGGAACATTGCTTGGTGAGATAGGTCCAAATAAGTCTTTCTTAGATGTGATTTGTGAGTGAGAACAAACGCCTGCCAACAACTCGCTAAGAATTTTGTGGTGAATAGTGGTgaaattttgttacagaaaaggTCCTGTGCACAGGGTttcctcctaaaatctaccagcTCTCCCAATCCCCCCCACCCACAAATCCCACCACCAATTTCCTCAGAACTATGTACTTAAAACGTTTGGGTTACATTGTGATATTTCTACTCAACTATTAGGCAAATATGTAAATTAACTATGGAAAGACGAAACAATAAGAAAGAATTGGAACAAAAGACTTGCCACTAATAGAAAATAGAAAGCTCAGATTGCTCTTATGTATTCTAGAGTTCAGTACCTGaaacttaatgattaatttacatgttttgttttcattttgactattgcatcactacaTAACATACCAGCAAATAGTGTTTAGAGAAGCATTAtagtctctgtgtgtgtatatgtgtgtatataatatatatactcagcaaaaaaagaaacgtccctttttcaggactgtgtatttcaacaataatgttttaaaaatccaaataactttacagatcttcattgtaaagggtttaaacaatgttttccatgcatgttcaattaaccataatcaattaattaacatgcacctgtggaatggtcgttaagaccttaacagcttacagaaagtaggcatttaaggtcacagttctaaaaacgcaggacactaaagagacttgtctaccgactgtgaaaaacacccaaagaaagatgcccagggtccctgctcatctgcgtgaacgtgcattaggcatgctgcagggaggcatgaggactgctgatgtggctagggcaataaattgccatgtccgcactgtgagacgcctaagacagcgctacagggagacaggaaggacagctgatcatcctcgcagtggaagaccacgtgtatcaacacctgcacaggattggtacatccgaatatcacacctgcgtgacaggtacaggatggccacaacaactgcccgagtcacaccaggaacacacaatccctccatcagtgctcagactgtccgcaataggctgagagaggctggactgagggcttgtaggcctgttgtaaggcaggtccttaccagacatcaccagcaataacaccgcctatgggcacaaacccaccttcgctggaccagacaggagtggcaaaaagtgctcttcactgatgagtcacagttttgtctcaccaggggtgatggacggattcgtgtttatcgtcgaaggaatgagcgttacaccgcggcctgtaccctggagcgggatcgatttggatcgatggctagggccattccccccagaaatgtccagaaacttgcatttgccttggtggaagagtggggtaacatctcacagcaagaactgacaaatctggtccagtccatgaggaggagatgcactgcagtacttcaagcagctggtggcaacaccagatactgactgttactttttattttcagcctcccttcattcagggacacattgtgaaacattttttgtttatgtcttatggtgttgactcttttagtgttcatacaaatatttacacattaagtttactgtaagtaaaacagttgaaagtcagaggacgtttctttttttgctgagtgtgtatatatatatatatatatatatatatatatatatatatatatatatagtgtgtgtgttaaATGCTTACATGTGCAGTGAGATGTTAGGTGCTGTGCAGCCTCGTCAGTAGTTCTGCTGGAAAGGTGTCAGTATTGTCAGCATGTTTTACTGTTTCAGGTGTACTGAGGACTGAAAATTTCATCTTTATGGTTCCTCTTTAATTACTCACTTAACACCAGTTCTTTTCAACTCCTTTGAACTTAGTGTGATAACACACTATTTAGTCTATCCATCCTTCTGTTAACCTGTTTATTAATGGCTTGGTCATGGGGTAGTTGAGCCTATCCTAGTCattattgggtgcaaggcagaaacaacacccagacagggtgccagtcacaCTGTTTAGTTTCaatgcatattttacagttcatGTTTTGGCGGACGTAGCTGCCATTTCTTTTAGCCTTATGTTGACTATGGTAGTATCGTTATAACTAAGAATGACAGACACCACATACTGCCGGCAGCAGGGCATCATTCATTTTTACCACTAGCCTAGAGATGTTTTTGAATGACAAAATATAATCTGgttttacagaaaggttttttctttgcaataggttatatttattttaacacgTTTGGTGTTTATTGCACATATAGTAAATATCTATATGTTTAACAGAAATCGTTTAGGAGATTTTTTAGCCAAAAAAGGTTTATCCATCACGAATACAGACTTGCTGTCTGTCAGACCAGATTAACAAGTGTTGGGGAGCAGTGCTCTTTTAATCCCCGTCTTTATGTGCTATATTGATGTGATAATACATCAATATGAGATCTTATAAAGAAGATGTGATAGGTAttatgaaaatcaaaaacataaaatcacatttttctgtTGTGTCATTTGTgttatacaaaaaatgttttcatataaacaCTGATGGCAGGACTGGGGCTCAGTTGCAGCATGCTGATACCTCACACATTCTGGGTTTAAATCTCATAACCATTTACTGCCTACATGGCATTTGAACATTCTCCCCATGTTGCCTTGTGTTTACCTTTTCCAATGACACACACAGTAAGCACTGTATGATTAAGTATCTAAATTGTCTGTGTAAATCAGGTACTCAAGAAAAAGATGTTTTGTGTACAGtagtaagaaagcaaaaaatacTTAAGCAGTGCTGCACAGCAGCCATTTGTCATTAAAAAAGGCTGATCTTTTGCCCAGTTTATTCATAACTGTTGTGTAAAATATCAAGCTTGGAAATGACTGGGTTATTCtgaatttgaatatgcaaattcttCCTATTTCTGGGGATTATTAAAGGATTTAGCATTATTTGAATTTTTAGAGTTTCCAGGTGTTAACACTATGATTTTTAATGGAATTGTAATACTGGTGCTCCTGCAGTAGTAAACTTCTTGGCAAGTTCCTGCTAGCTCTTATTCTCAAGAAAAATATCACCGTTTTACATCAGCTGTCAAGAATGCGGTATATTTTGAAAAGAACTGTGATAATACTGCCATCTGTTGTTTCAGACGGTCACTGCAGAAGATGAATGATCAGTTCAGGAAATTTTTACTGCTAGGAAATTACTGCCTGCACTTTTAAACTGGAGAAGTAATGTAGAAAGCAGATGGATTGTTGTAAATTGATGTATTCTATCTGCAAAGACAAGAGAAAAATCCTTCTAACCATCTACACATTACTGGAAGTAATCAACTGTCATTTGATTTTTAGTGCTGGACTCTGTACCACTTCTGTGCTCCCTAATAAACACGCTGAGGGATGTTTGCTGTGTGTGGCAGAAGCATCCTCCATACTTTGAAACTGAAACTCGGGTCCTACAGACCTCAGTGCATGCAATCAAGAACACTCGCAGGAAAATGGAGGATAGGCATGTCATTGTGACAGAGTTCAACCAGTTATTTGGAATTCAGGTAAAATTCTTAATTGGGGAAAGTGCTTGGAAATTTGTTTAGACTAACCTTCACATTGATAATTGTGTTATTAAGACAGTAGCCTGGCAGCAGTCAGAAACTGATTTTAGGTTTTTTCCAAGTTGCCTCCCAGTGCATCagccacagaaaataaaatgaacatgaaaGCCACAGTGTCTGTTTGCTGGAGAgaccctttttatttatttattttctctgaagTGACAGCTTAATTGTGATATTAGTTAAGTGCTATAGGCTTCTATGTATCGTACTTAGTAGATAATTACACTTTCTCTTTGATTGTAAGTGTCAGGTACCATTCATTTGCATTCATTAATTGTGACCTTACTGACCCTTCCCACCCGCCCTCCTCCCCCCCGATTTCACCTTATGCATTCTGTGTGATTTGACTTTGTCCCTCTGTCTGTTGTCCAGCATGGTCTACCCACGTCTGGTTTTCTTTTGTACCCCCTCAGGATCAGATTAATCGAAGTTACTTTGCTGTCTTTGATGGACATGGAGGACTTGATGCTGCAACATATGCTGCAACTCATATTCATGTGAAAGTTGCAGAGAGTGAGCTACTACAGAGTAAAGCTGGTGAGGCACTACAAATTGCTTTCAAGAAGACTGATGAAATGTTCCTATTAAAAGCAAAAAGACaggtacactttttttttttttcttttttttaaagacacatTTTACTACTTTTTGGTGATATTAAGAACACATATTGGTTTCAAGTTTTTGGATTTACCATTCAATATTACAAAAGTTTAAGGGTTCAAAAATGGATTGTCCAAAAATTTTGTCCAAGAACTATAAATTGCTTTTTACACTTTGGGAGATGAAACgtcttttttgttaatgttcagCCTTCAGTGTAGTTGCTCCTTGCACACAGGTCTTGAATGTGAGACATCGTAACTTGAATAAGTCCATCTCTAACTAGACACTAGATTTCCTAAAAAGGCAGATGGTATATGGTTAAGATAGGTAACAAAAAGCTTGACTGAACTCTTGGTTTAACTTATGTTTGTACTTTTAGgtgaaaaaaaacaattgcatcattaaatttgctttgATAGCAGAGTGTTTTTACTAATCAGTAGAAACTAGGCAACTTTAAATTTGCAGACTTCACAAAGTAGTGTTACAAAAACACACTGTCAAAAACGTCGCCAGGGCAAAAAAGCATGCAATAGGCTTTAGGAGACGCAAAAAGTCGCACCCTGTTTAGAATTTTAAGAACAACCATGGAAGATATTGGCTGTTTTTAGATTCCTTGGGATTAAGATATCTAGTTAACCTGATCTGGACTAATAATAACCTCAAGGTCGCATTGtaaaacattagaacagttttgatgagaacaggcaatTTCCCCCCAGGGTGAAATTTGCAAATCCTGTTTGCCTCAtctcttcaaaataacatcaggtaaaactgaaagAGGTGTACTtcagtttaaaatatttcctttgtgtattcaaatttCAATATTTTACTTCCCACCTGTTACACCTTGCATTTAtgcacattaaatttcatctgtcactaTTCAgtccaagcctgtatgttgtAAAGTTCATTGAAATTGTTTGGCTTGTTCTGTATGATCTGCAGCTTAGTTAGCTAgttttgtatcatctgcaaattttactAGTTTATTagttacatatttatttactgtacattagcAGTGTAcaactccagttctggagggctacagtggctgcaggttttcattctaatcattttcttaattagtgcacagttttttgctcctaattaacttttccattaattttaattaacttgctattgaatattcagaccccttaattgttgttttttccttaattagcagccaaacaataatgagatacaaagtgAGCCAACACATGATCAGCTAAGCTATGTCCATCATGCCATAttagaaaacaaagaaaggtgagCGTCTCTGTAATTATAATCAGCTCAAGTTATCAGAACATTTTGATGATGctcttataaaagaaaatcttaaatTTTGGAAAAGTCTAGTGTAACAGAATAAGAGCACCAAcgggccatggaattaaataactggtttaattaatAAAGAGAATCggcttctaattatgaaactggttgtTGTGAAAATGGTTGGAGTTTAAGGGCCCAACTTAGCTGgccatctcatttttgtttggcttccattaaggaaagaagaaacaattcaaaagactgagtgttaaaaaaaaacaggccaattaaaatgaagagaaaagaagtcaattaactGCAGAAATCAGTCACTAGTTAAGAAAGTAAAGTgtcaggaaggaaaacctgcatccactgtaGGCCCTCTAGGATATTCTAGGATAAAAGTCGGACATCCCTGATCTAGATGAttattgtaaattaaaaagagcagtggccTTAGCACTTATCCCTGTGGGTTCCCACTTTCAAAATCATCTAATTCTAATAAGGTTCACTGCACTATACCTTTTGCTTCATGTCTTAAAATCAATTTTGCATCTATCCCACTGCACTTTGAACACATTCTTTTAATTTGATCACAAGCTTCTTATGTTGGACCTTATCTAAAGCCTTATGAAATGCAACATGAATAATAGCAGATTCATCTTTACAATCATATGCTCATATGCAATCATATGCTTTCTAGCATTTTAGCAAAACATAGTCTCCCCCACCTAAACTTGTTCTTTTTGCTCATTAATAAACTTGTACTTCCCAAGTGATATTCATTCCTAACTGTAATAATTGCTTCTGTTAAACTTACTGGTCTATAATTTCCTGAATGGACAcaatcacctttttatataatggaacaACATTATATATGTGCAGTTATTTTGAGAAGTATGTGGCACTAGTATGTTCAATTTTGAGGGTGTCTGGGGACATATAGGACAAGCAATAGAGCCTTGTGGATTTTGTATTGCTCCATGACAATGTATTCTGTGGTATGGTAACATAGCCACACAAGCCAGAAATTCGGTTCATAAGATTGTGACATATACACCCAAAATCTAGGATCTGATTTACCATTTACTGCAGAGATCGACAGAAATTTCTACTGTAATAAAATCTGTACCATATTATAGGATGCTAGATGTGCCACATCTATCTTTATACTTTTCTGCCCTCTGTTAGCTGGCACACTATCTCACTGCTGGTTCCCTTTATGTTTACTCCTTTATGATTGTTTCCATTTATATGCTTTCTTACCAAGACAATACATTTGAATAAACATTTTGGTGTCCTAGTTAAATATGCCAAATTAAACTTGAATTTCAGGACATTAATTTTTGTTGCAGAGACTGCGCAGCGGAGCTACAGGTGTCGCAGCACTGATCTGTGATGACATGTTGCACGTTGCTTGGCTGGGAGACTCTCAGGTGGTTCTAGTGAGAAAGGGCCAGGTTGTTACACTAATGGACCCCCATAAACCTGAGCGAGAGGTACAGACTactcttaaaatgtttaattcattGTTTGGAGGCGTtaatcaaaacattaaaaagttgCAGTAAATTGTTCTAGCTTACTGTTATACATAATTGTCTAATGTGATTAATAATCATAATCATTAAGTCATTATTAAATATGGTAGATTGAGATGAAGAGTTGTGTTGACCTAGTCATCATACAGAACTGTTACATTAAGTACAGAACCACAAGTTCAAATCTTGTTTTCCTAGAAAATACATCTTGGGGACTTATTTTGTGTTAAACCACATAACAGAAATGCATATTATGGTTTATACAGTTTTGGTGGTTAGAGCTACTGCATCTCCCTTGACTCactgtttttattgctttttctaTAGGATGAGAGAGAGAGGATTGAAGCTCTGGGTGGGTGTGTTGCATTTATGGGATGCTGGAGAGTGAATGGCACAATTGCAGTCTCCAGGGCTATTGGTAAGACGTGAACAGATAGGGATTTTTATTATACTAGGCAGGCAGATGCTCGAACCTCTGCCTGTTTACCCTATaacatgacactttttttttcagttttgttctaGTTTATTTATCTAAGTGGAAGAGATTCAACAGTGTATGGTTTAGATGTACAAGAGGTACCTtaactcaaaaatgtaaaatgatttgtgctagtgttatttatttctttttatcccCACTTACTGGCCATTCCATTTAATTCAAAATGCCATAAACATTCTGTAAAACCAAGTTAGGAAGGTTATCTGCATTTATGAGCATGTATTGTAGAACCACAGTGCTGACTGTGCAGAATACCCTAGCTGAGAAGTGGGGAATTCTACCCAGTTGGAGTTTGATTCATGGTCCCTTTTGCTTAATTGGTGGAAACCTGCATATGTCATCTTATTTCTATGAAATCCTTACTTGGATCagtataaaacattattattgaaCTTACTTGGATTAGCATAAAGCATTATTACTGAACTAAGAATAGCACATTGAAATTTGAACACTTTGTCTTATTTGACAAACAGATGTAGATGTTTGAATGATCTCATTTTTCACAATCGATCTTTTTCAGGTGACATTGACCAGAAGCCATATATATCGGGGGATGCTGACAGAGCTTCCTTCCAACTCACTGGCACGGAGGACTACCTTCTTCTGGCCTGTGATGGCTTCTTTGACACCGTGAAACCATATGATATTGTTTCAGTGGTTCTGGATTATCTCCGGGAGAATCAGGGAGATGGAAGCAAAGTAGCAGAGAAACTTGTTACAGAAGCCAAAGTGAATGGTTCCAGCGATAACATCACTGTCCTTGTGGTTTTTCTCAAGGATCCCAAAGTAATACTGCAGGAAGCTGGGGAGCTTGAGGAATCAAGCTCtgcacctttcatttttttccgtGATGTTGCAGAGAACCAAAATAATACTTTGTCAGCCTGAAATGTACTGAACAATATTCCAGCAAATGAGATGGTGCAGCCAAAAGTTGACTTGTGATTTCATTGAGTCACATGCAGCCAAAGCCAAAATGACATACTGGACTGAAGATCTTTCTGTCTTTATTCCTGTTGGATAATGGCTACACTCAATGCCACCTTTAAATGTTGCTTTGTGGAATTCCATGTTTCAAAGTATTATGTTGCTGTTGACTTCTGATGTTTGTGTTTTACTGTCAATGGGATCAATCCCATTTGTCGATTTTAAAATTTGTTGTCTGTTACGTAGTGTACTGTTTAATGAAACAtttaagatgttttccaaaaACAACCCATTAAGGGGATATGAGATAGTCTTTTTAAAATATCAACTGCCATATtgttaaatactgtaaaatatgcattACCTTTGTACATGCCAGTATTCAAAACTGCACATAGCAACACTTCTGTCACTTTGGTTCTTGGGGACTTCTAAAAACTAAGTGGTGGTGAGGAAAACAGTATTATAGAATTTGCCAGTCTGAAGATCTCCTAAGGCAGTATTGACAGCCAAGTGCCTTTTgcacattacattttcattttacagcCATTGATTCTCCATCTGATAGGTTTATTACAGAGTTAATCCTATGGATATCACAACTAAAAGAAACCTGTGCATAGGACTTGTAGGTAGCAAGTGCAGACTAAGCTgctgttgtttattttataacttattctaagATATCTACAGTACATGGATCTCTCTCTGTCTAGTCTCTTTTAAGAAGGATTAGCACCCCTTTCATTTACAAGTGTTAAACTTTACAATGGCTTGCCTTCCTTCTGACAGTAGTTCTCCTGTCTCATTGTAGATATTGCCCTCCCacataatatttatatttctaggatTAAACCATCCACAGTATTTTAACAGGAAAAAGCAGTGGGTGGTGTCTGAGGTTCAAAGCACATGGTTTCTTACTGTCATTTTTCCACAGATAATTGCCAAGAATCATTGTAACTGTTGTCAGCCCAGTACACAACAAATATTCTGTCATTGTAACAGTTAAGGGTCTTTACAGTTTATCCTACACCAATATTTTTATAActatttaaaatcaaattaaaaatctaaatactgtatattttattatactgtaaagaAATGTACAACAGTGTTGCTTAGTCCTTCATTTGTCTGTCATTAGTCTTTGTTTCAGACTATTTCATGTACCTACCTCTTTCTACTGAGTGCTAATAGCCTTATTGGACTCCGCTATTTTATCTTTCATATATTAGGAGCTTTATTCCTTCTGAGTAAGATTACCCACCAGTATTTTCTTATGGTATTAAAAGAGGAAACTTGCCATATCATGCTacataaaacatgacaaaaatgaaCTAAGTAAATTATCTCACCCTTTATGAGTGATAGTtaagcatatttaaaataaatagcaaatactAACTGTGCTTTTGGTTGTTTAATAATGTTAATAGAAGGGTCATATAGCAGGACTGCAATAACTTGTCAGTGTTTGCAGCAGAAATAGACAATAAtggattttttcacttttaatttttctaaggaaagtaaaatgcaaatgttACTTAACAAAACCAGTATGAAGCTAACTGTTTAGTCACTAGTGATTAACACATAATAAACAAGCCTCACTTCAGTGTCTCTTTAGTTGGAACAGACAGGTTGTCTGAAAAGATGTTTAATATTGCTAGTGCTTCTTACTTCATTTAGAGTTCATGGTAGACAAGTGAGGTTCCACTTCTGGGCCTTGCCCATTCTGGAAAGATGTCACAGTGCTACACTCTAGTGAAATCAAGTTCTGACTATACGACTGCAGTTCAGTTTTTCTGTGCTCTCCATTTAAAGACTGATGCaagaatttttttgtatttacattcaATATGCAAACATGAATGTATCTAAAACCCTGTTCAGCAAAGGCAGCTAAATGCAGATGTATGAAAGTTAATTCAATATAGACTTGATCTGGGCATTGATAAAAGATCGTCTgttatttaacatttgcaaagcCTTTGTTTTATATGGAATATACAAATGTTAAACTGGATATTTTAGTTTCTCAATGGTTacagtttaattttcaaaatatatttataaaatatgctgttcatttttctattttaccAAGGTGAATATTTgaattttgtcttaatttttttgtgtgtttttacaaTATCAAGTGTGCACATCATAGTATCTTAAGCCAGGTCATTAACAAGTGCCTTATTGTTGTCCAAAATAGTTTTAGGAGGATAAGTGAGACTTTGCATCaagatttttaggaaatttacaACTCTCTCTTGATTTATTTTGTTCAGGCCACCTTGTCTGAACAGTTTCAAGTATCAGTTGAGCTGGGGAAAAGTTCAGTATTCATATTAGAGCACTGGAATGCTACAGGGACttactggcattttttttttaaacctgtggACATCATTTGTGTGTTTTGCAAAATTGCTGTGTATTTTCTGTAACAAGGATTATgcaaaataaattgttaaatattacaaaatggttGCATTTTAACcatacatttggaaaactggctTTCTGTTTTTTCATATTAAATTGAATATAGCTACTCCCTGGCAGTAAGGAGAAGGTGGTCAACTTTGGCTTGCTGAAAGCCcagattttgtttattatataatggAAAATTATAAGAGACACCGATCTGTCTGTAAACGTTCCCCCATTACATATTATTAGATACTATATCTCAGTGAAAAATCTGAACACCTTTCACCAATCTTTgtattacattggtttgcctgtATCCTTTAggaatgattttaaaatactcctaattgtacagtatatagtctctgaacaatttaacacgctcttatattttggaatgtctacCCCCATACTCCTAATCATAATCTTAGTTCATCTAACACTGCCTTG
This genomic window from Polypterus senegalus isolate Bchr_013 chromosome 12, ASM1683550v1, whole genome shotgun sequence contains:
- the ppm1f gene encoding protein phosphatase 1F, translating into MTAPDRKEDASLSATNEEAIKFMDSFLKEFPIPLGPEAPLPVKPLNNTVSREEVHGESLELALRLLQDRNLPHRLSAALCHEAAAALLQSDLRSFQNQQESQEEETLLDSVPLLCSLINTLRDVCCVWQKHPPYFETETRVLQTSVHAIKNTRRKMEDRHVIVTEFNQLFGIQDQINRSYFAVFDGHGGLDAATYAATHIHVKVAESELLQSKAGEALQIAFKKTDEMFLLKAKRQRLRSGATGVAALICDDMLHVAWLGDSQVVLVRKGQVVTLMDPHKPEREDERERIEALGGCVAFMGCWRVNGTIAVSRAIGDIDQKPYISGDADRASFQLTGTEDYLLLACDGFFDTVKPYDIVSVVLDYLRENQGDGSKVAEKLVTEAKVNGSSDNITVLVVFLKDPKVILQEAGELEESSSAPFIFFRDVAENQNNTLSA